Proteins found in one Labrenzia sp. VG12 genomic segment:
- a CDS encoding 3-hydroxyacyl-CoA dehydrogenase NAD-binding domain-containing protein — MHSGMPTGTSAINDVVSIEIIGNTGLIALDNPPVNAASHAVRTGLWQALETLQQDDGVQVIALYGKGRTFIAGADIREFGKPPQDPWLPDLCNFIEDTEKPIVCLLHGTTLGGGLEVAMSCHARVALPGTRVGLPEVTLGILPGAGGTQRAPRLAGVAFALDMITSGKPVSAEVALEHGLVDRIGEGEPREVALQAAQDLVSGALPRRKTGELAATPDQAAIDAMRTKLAKTQAQLFSPHKCVDAVEACHLPIRDGMAEERRLYNACMESPQRAGLIHAFFSERAVTKVPEAAAEPREIRSVGVIGGGTMGSGIATAVLLAGLPVTLTERDQAGLERGTDTIAGNLDGAVKRGKLSAEGREKILSDRLSTSTDLKALADVDLVIEAVFEEMSVKREIFGTLDTVCKPGAVLASNTSYLDINDIAATTGRPEDVIGLHFFSPAHVMRLLEVVVADKTSPEVVATGFALAKKLKKIAVRSGVCDGFIGNRIMTFYKKAADYMMMDGASPEEIDTAMRGFGFAMGPYQVADLAGLDISWAANKRRAATRPKEERYIPIADRICENSWFGRKTGQGFYIYDDNGPRPNPEALSIIDAERENAGVTPRSFTSEEIVERFMTAMILEGVRVLEEGIALRPIDIDAVFLNGYGFPRFRGGPMHTADVIGAGELVRRIEAYAQEDSYYWQVPELLRKMAESGETFAEMNTRG; from the coding sequence ATGCACTCTGGAATGCCGACGGGCACGTCCGCCATCAACGATGTCGTTTCCATCGAGATCATCGGCAACACCGGCCTGATCGCCCTTGACAATCCGCCGGTCAACGCGGCGTCGCACGCGGTCCGCACGGGATTGTGGCAAGCGCTCGAAACCCTGCAGCAGGATGACGGCGTTCAGGTAATCGCGCTTTACGGCAAGGGCCGGACCTTCATTGCCGGTGCGGACATTCGGGAATTCGGCAAGCCGCCGCAGGATCCGTGGCTACCGGACCTGTGCAATTTCATCGAGGACACAGAAAAGCCCATTGTCTGCCTCCTGCACGGCACGACATTGGGCGGCGGGCTGGAAGTTGCCATGTCCTGCCACGCCCGCGTCGCACTCCCGGGCACCAGGGTGGGCCTGCCTGAAGTCACGCTCGGCATTCTGCCCGGCGCCGGCGGCACCCAGCGTGCACCGCGCCTTGCCGGTGTCGCCTTTGCCCTCGACATGATCACCTCCGGCAAGCCGGTTTCCGCAGAGGTTGCGCTCGAACACGGCCTGGTTGACCGGATAGGAGAAGGCGAACCGCGCGAGGTTGCCTTGCAGGCAGCGCAGGATCTTGTGTCCGGAGCCTTGCCCCGCCGCAAGACCGGCGAACTTGCCGCCACACCCGATCAGGCCGCAATCGATGCCATGCGGACGAAACTTGCCAAGACCCAGGCACAATTGTTCTCGCCCCACAAATGCGTCGACGCGGTCGAGGCCTGCCATCTGCCGATCAGGGACGGCATGGCGGAGGAACGCCGGCTTTACAACGCCTGCATGGAAAGCCCGCAACGCGCCGGCCTGATCCATGCCTTCTTCTCCGAACGGGCGGTCACAAAGGTTCCCGAGGCTGCGGCGGAGCCACGCGAGATCCGGTCTGTCGGCGTCATCGGCGGCGGCACCATGGGCTCCGGCATTGCGACTGCGGTGCTGCTTGCGGGCCTGCCGGTGACCCTGACCGAGCGCGATCAGGCAGGACTTGAGCGAGGCACCGACACGATCGCCGGGAACCTGGATGGCGCGGTCAAACGCGGCAAATTGAGCGCAGAGGGGCGCGAGAAGATCCTGAGTGACCGACTGAGCACCTCAACGGACCTGAAGGCCCTGGCCGATGTCGACCTGGTCATCGAGGCGGTGTTCGAGGAGATGAGCGTCAAACGCGAGATCTTCGGCACCCTCGACACGGTCTGCAAGCCGGGTGCCGTGCTGGCTTCCAACACGTCCTATCTCGACATCAACGACATCGCCGCGACCACCGGGCGGCCGGAAGACGTGATCGGTCTGCACTTCTTTTCCCCTGCCCATGTGATGCGGCTTCTGGAAGTGGTGGTCGCCGACAAGACCTCCCCCGAGGTGGTTGCCACCGGCTTTGCACTGGCCAAGAAGCTGAAAAAGATCGCCGTGCGCTCCGGCGTCTGCGACGGCTTTATCGGCAACCGCATCATGACCTTCTACAAGAAGGCCGCCGATTACATGATGATGGACGGTGCGTCGCCAGAGGAGATCGACACGGCGATGCGCGGCTTCGGCTTTGCCATGGGCCCCTACCAGGTTGCCGATCTGGCCGGTCTCGACATCAGCTGGGCCGCCAACAAGCGCCGGGCGGCAACAAGGCCCAAAGAAGAGCGATACATCCCGATTGCCGACCGGATCTGCGAGAACAGCTGGTTCGGCCGCAAGACCGGTCAGGGTTTCTACATCTATGACGACAACGGTCCCCGCCCCAATCCGGAAGCCCTTTCCATCATTGACGCGGAACGGGAAAACGCCGGAGTGACACCGCGCAGTTTTACATCTGAAGAGATTGTCGAGCGCTTCATGACGGCAATGATCTTGGAAGGTGTCCGTGTGCTGGAGGAAGGCATCGCCCTCAGGCCCATCGACATCGACGCCGTCTTCCTGAACGGCTACGGCTTCCCGCGGTTCCGCGGCGGCCCGATGCACACGGCAGATGTGATTGGCGCAGGCGAGCTGGTCCGGCGGATCGAGGCATACGCGCAGGAAGACAGCTATTACTGGCAGGTTCCCGAGCTCCTGCGGAAGATGGCTGAAAGCGGCGAGACCTTCGCGGAGATGAATACGCGGGGGTGA
- a CDS encoding extracellular solute-binding protein: MKLKTVILAGTALAFAGSTALATDLTLVSWGGAYQASQKNAYTDPYMAENPGINVIWDESSAEAVAKLRAMNEAGNITWDLVDVVASDAIRLCDEGLAMEIDADADLAAAPDGTPASEDFGDLLVSECFIPQIVYSTTFGYRTDVADWGGKEPDDICDVFDLETFPGKRSLEKRPINNMEWALLCDGVAKEDVYDVLETEEGQNRAFAKLDTIKDNVIWWSAGAETPQLLADSEVVIGSTYNGRLFALIEEQKQPVKMLWDAQVFDLDGWIIPAGLPEDRLAEVKKLVKYATDTQRLADQAKFISYGPARKSSAPLVGQHATLGIDMAPHMPTDPNNAKNTFLYNYEWWADYRDDIDAKFQAWLAQ; encoded by the coding sequence ATGAAGCTCAAGACTGTTATTCTTGCAGGCACCGCTCTGGCTTTTGCCGGCAGCACGGCACTTGCAACAGACCTGACGCTCGTCTCCTGGGGCGGCGCCTACCAGGCGTCCCAGAAGAATGCCTATACCGATCCGTATATGGCCGAGAACCCGGGCATCAACGTGATCTGGGATGAGTCCTCCGCTGAAGCCGTGGCCAAGCTGCGCGCCATGAACGAAGCCGGTAACATCACCTGGGACCTGGTTGACGTGGTGGCCTCCGACGCCATCCGTCTGTGCGACGAAGGTCTGGCGATGGAAATCGACGCGGACGCCGACCTGGCAGCTGCTCCGGACGGAACGCCGGCGTCTGAAGACTTCGGTGACCTGCTCGTTTCCGAGTGCTTCATTCCGCAGATCGTCTATTCCACCACCTTCGGCTACCGCACCGACGTTGCCGACTGGGGTGGCAAGGAGCCGGACGACATCTGTGATGTCTTCGATCTGGAAACCTTCCCGGGCAAGCGCTCGCTGGAAAAGCGTCCGATCAACAACATGGAATGGGCTCTTCTGTGCGACGGCGTTGCCAAGGAAGACGTCTATGACGTTCTGGAAACCGAAGAAGGTCAGAACCGTGCATTTGCCAAGCTCGACACCATCAAGGACAACGTGATCTGGTGGTCGGCCGGTGCGGAAACCCCGCAGCTTCTTGCCGACAGCGAAGTCGTGATCGGCTCCACCTATAACGGTCGCCTGTTCGCTCTGATCGAAGAGCAGAAGCAGCCGGTGAAAATGCTCTGGGACGCCCAGGTGTTCGATCTGGACGGCTGGATCATCCCGGCAGGTCTGCCGGAAGATCGTCTGGCTGAAGTGAAGAAACTGGTCAAATACGCCACCGACACCCAGCGTCTGGCGGATCAGGCCAAGTTCATCTCCTACGGTCCGGCCCGTAAGTCGTCTGCTCCGCTGGTCGGTCAGCACGCGACCCTCGGCATCGACATGGCTCCGCACATGCCGACCGATCCGAACAACGCCAAGAACACCTTCCTCTATAACTACGAGTGGTGGGCGGATTACCGCGACGACATCGACGCCAAGTTCCAGGCCTGGCTCGCGCAGTAA
- a CDS encoding acyl-CoA dehydrogenase family protein, with protein MDLGISEKVAPLIAEVRQMVETEIAPLDREYHEEVGRHPSGDRFQMTARQLEILDSLKARAKERGLWNFWLTDSEKGFGLTTVEYAYLAEEMGKVGIAAEVFNCNAPDTGNMEVLERYGTEAHKQRWLKPLLNGDIRSAYLMTEPDVASSDATNIALTARKDGTDWVLNGDKWWATGAGDPRCALYIVMAATDPEAHKHSRHSMFLIPVDAPGIEVLRPMHVFGADDAPHGHMHIRFTDVRVPQEDLVLGEGRGFEVAQGRLGPGRIHHCMRAIGQAEKALEMLCQRAMSREAFGRKLMDLGANYDIIANARMEIEMARLLCLKAAWVMDTQGTRAAQAWISQIKVVAPLMALKVVDEAMQVHGAAGISQDFPLAAMWTHLRTLRFADGPDAVHRRQVARTELRKYSNGKL; from the coding sequence ATGGATCTTGGAATTTCCGAAAAGGTTGCACCGTTGATCGCCGAGGTGCGCCAGATGGTGGAAACGGAGATCGCGCCGCTCGACAGGGAATATCACGAAGAGGTCGGGCGGCATCCTTCCGGTGACCGGTTTCAGATGACGGCCCGCCAGCTTGAGATCCTGGACAGTCTGAAAGCCAGGGCAAAGGAACGAGGTCTCTGGAATTTCTGGCTGACGGACAGCGAGAAAGGGTTCGGCCTGACAACGGTCGAATACGCCTATCTGGCGGAGGAAATGGGCAAGGTCGGCATTGCCGCCGAGGTTTTCAACTGCAATGCGCCCGACACCGGCAACATGGAAGTTCTGGAGCGCTATGGCACCGAGGCCCACAAGCAACGCTGGCTGAAACCGCTTTTGAACGGAGACATCCGGTCCGCCTATCTGATGACCGAACCGGATGTGGCCTCGTCCGATGCGACCAACATTGCGCTCACGGCCCGAAAGGATGGCACCGACTGGGTCCTCAACGGCGACAAGTGGTGGGCGACAGGCGCCGGTGACCCGCGCTGCGCGCTTTACATCGTCATGGCCGCAACGGACCCGGAGGCACACAAGCACAGCCGCCATTCCATGTTCCTGATCCCGGTCGATGCGCCGGGCATCGAGGTGCTTCGGCCGATGCATGTCTTCGGCGCCGACGATGCGCCCCACGGCCACATGCATATCCGCTTCACGGATGTGCGTGTGCCGCAGGAAGATCTTGTCCTGGGAGAAGGGCGTGGGTTCGAGGTTGCCCAGGGACGGCTGGGCCCGGGCCGAATCCACCACTGCATGCGCGCCATCGGCCAGGCGGAAAAGGCGCTGGAGATGCTCTGCCAGCGCGCCATGTCGCGCGAAGCCTTCGGCAGGAAGCTGATGGACCTCGGTGCCAATTACGACATCATCGCCAATGCGCGCATGGAAATCGAGATGGCCCGGCTGCTCTGCCTGAAGGCCGCCTGGGTCATGGACACGCAAGGCACGCGCGCCGCCCAGGCCTGGATCAGTCAGATCAAGGTGGTGGCGCCTTTGATGGCATTGAAGGTCGTCGACGAGGCCATGCAGGTCCACGGCGCGGCCGGCATCAGCCAGGATTTTCCATTGGCTGCCATGTGGACGCATTTGAGGACACTGCGGTTCGCCGACGGTCCGGATGCCGTGCATCGGCGCCAGGTGGCGCGCACGGAGCTGCGGAAATACTCCAACGGGAAGCTTTGA
- the tsaA gene encoding tRNA (N6-threonylcarbamoyladenosine(37)-N6)-methyltransferase TrmO, producing MSDIRPHEVQISVPDPEDARLYFIGRIRTPWTDRKACPRQGKEDGPDCQVEIFEPWVPALQGIEDYARIELLYWLNQARRDLVIQNPGHNDGTFGTFALRSPVRPNLIGTSLVKLVSVDGPVLTVRGLDCLDGTPLVDVKPDRCSFTPKAPPKD from the coding sequence ATGAGCGATATTCGTCCGCACGAAGTTCAGATTTCCGTTCCGGACCCGGAGGATGCCCGGCTCTATTTCATCGGCCGCATCCGCACGCCGTGGACCGATCGCAAAGCCTGTCCGCGCCAGGGCAAAGAGGACGGACCGGACTGCCAGGTCGAGATCTTCGAGCCCTGGGTCCCGGCGCTCCAGGGCATCGAGGACTATGCCCGGATCGAACTGCTTTACTGGCTGAATCAGGCCCGGCGCGACCTGGTGATCCAGAATCCGGGGCATAATGACGGCACGTTCGGCACGTTTGCGCTGCGCTCGCCGGTGCGTCCCAACCTGATCGGAACATCCCTTGTCAAACTTGTCTCTGTCGACGGACCTGTTCTGACGGTGCGCGGGCTCGACTGTCTGGACGGCACGCCGCTTGTCGATGTGAAACCGGATCGCTGTTCGTTTACGCCGAAGGCACCGCCAAAGGACTGA
- a CDS encoding helix-turn-helix transcriptional regulator — MLKHSDPNQPKFLTTKEVADLLRVKERKVYDLAAADEIPHRRITGKLLFPSDEIEAWLEGTPLPAQDTLPDVLVGSHDPLLDWAIHASGCGLAVLCNGSGDGLARFQEATAALAGLHLPEDDGWNVDTVQKTGVQNAVLLAFATRKRGLLISDDAAGEIGSVADLKGKRVALRQPGAGAALLFSRLLDDAGLTETDLVCAQGPAHSENDAAVAVAAGEADAALGIEAMAKPFKLTFLPLADERFDLLVNRRAYFTEPLQTLFAFARSSAFKDKAAALGGYDLSDHGTVRWLSA, encoded by the coding sequence ATGTTGAAGCACTCAGATCCCAACCAGCCCAAGTTCCTGACCACCAAGGAGGTGGCCGACCTGCTCCGGGTCAAGGAGCGCAAGGTCTATGACCTGGCGGCGGCCGACGAAATTCCCCATCGGCGCATCACGGGCAAGCTGCTGTTTCCTTCCGACGAGATCGAAGCCTGGCTGGAAGGCACGCCACTGCCCGCGCAGGACACCCTGCCGGACGTTCTGGTCGGCTCTCACGATCCGCTGCTGGACTGGGCGATCCACGCATCGGGCTGCGGGCTCGCCGTCCTGTGCAATGGCAGTGGCGATGGATTGGCACGGTTTCAGGAGGCGACCGCGGCACTCGCAGGGTTGCACCTTCCAGAAGACGATGGCTGGAACGTCGACACCGTTCAAAAGACGGGCGTGCAAAATGCCGTTCTGCTCGCCTTTGCGACGCGCAAGCGCGGTCTGCTGATCTCGGACGACGCTGCCGGTGAGATCGGGTCCGTTGCCGATCTGAAGGGCAAACGTGTTGCCCTGCGCCAGCCCGGTGCCGGCGCCGCGCTCCTGTTTTCCAGGTTGCTTGACGACGCCGGCCTGACGGAGACAGACCTTGTCTGTGCCCAGGGCCCAGCCCATAGCGAGAACGATGCCGCTGTTGCAGTCGCGGCCGGCGAAGCGGATGCCGCGCTTGGGATCGAGGCCATGGCAAAACCCTTCAAGCTCACCTTTCTGCCGCTGGCCGACGAACGTTTCGATCTGCTGGTCAACCGGCGCGCCTATTTCACCGAACCGTTGCAGACGCTTTTTGCATTTGCGCGCTCTTCCGCCTTCAAGGACAAGGCCGCTGCCCTCGGTGGCTACGATCTCAGCGATCACGGCACCGTTCGCTGGCTGTCTGCCTGA
- a CDS encoding MaoC family dehydratase, with protein sequence MIGTEVGVSSWVLVDQARIDAFADVTGDHQFIHVDPVRAAQTPFGGTIAHGFLTLSLLSALALEAQPKIAGAEMGINYGFDKVRFLAPVKAGDRVRGRFSLAALSQPGPKEVDITWASTIEIDGGKRPALAADWLNRFYLNEGEQT encoded by the coding sequence ATGATTGGCACCGAGGTCGGTGTGTCGTCCTGGGTCCTGGTGGACCAGGCCCGGATCGACGCCTTTGCCGATGTCACCGGTGATCACCAGTTCATCCATGTTGACCCGGTCCGGGCCGCACAAACGCCTTTTGGCGGCACCATTGCGCACGGGTTTCTGACCCTGTCACTGCTGTCGGCATTGGCGCTGGAGGCCCAGCCGAAAATTGCCGGGGCCGAAATGGGCATCAATTACGGTTTCGACAAGGTGCGCTTCCTGGCACCGGTCAAGGCCGGGGACAGGGTACGCGGCCGGTTCAGTCTGGCGGCCCTGTCGCAACCCGGACCGAAGGAGGTCGACATCACCTGGGCCTCGACCATCGAGATCGACGGTGGCAAGCGGCCCGCGCTCGCTGCCGACTGGCTGAACCGCTTTTATCTGAACGAAGGGGAGCAAACCTGA
- a CDS encoding phosphotransferase family protein, with product MTTPQQDLDLRSLATWLETHLPGFEGPLDAEKFTRGQSNPTFRLKAASGDYVLRRKPPGVLLKSAHAVDREFRVQQALAGSEVPVAQMHVLCEDDSVIGSAFYIMQLVRGRNFDDPRVPGVDTDTRRGLYDEMNRVLAAIHAIDLDARGLADFGPSGNYYRRQIDRWTRQYRASETGTIPAMDELMDWLDGNVPEEDGRRTLVHGDYRIDNLLFAEDGPACVAVLDWELSTIGHPFADLAALVMQWQRPPGTEGRGLAGVDRKTLGIPEDQAFIDAYCSRMGLAGIPGFGFYLAFAFFRMGAILQGVKKRALNGNASNPELGLKLGASVPDYAAGGLAAAKKGVTVGLRANRV from the coding sequence ATGACCACCCCTCAACAGGATCTTGACCTCAGATCGCTCGCCACCTGGCTGGAAACACACCTGCCCGGCTTTGAAGGCCCGCTTGATGCAGAAAAATTCACCCGCGGCCAGTCCAACCCGACCTTCCGGCTGAAAGCTGCCTCCGGCGACTATGTGCTCAGGCGCAAGCCGCCGGGCGTGCTTCTGAAATCCGCCCATGCCGTCGACCGGGAATTCCGGGTCCAACAGGCGCTCGCAGGGTCAGAGGTGCCGGTCGCGCAGATGCATGTGCTGTGCGAGGATGACAGCGTCATCGGCTCGGCCTTCTACATCATGCAGCTTGTCCGGGGGCGCAACTTTGACGACCCGCGCGTGCCGGGTGTCGATACCGACACGAGACGCGGTCTTTATGACGAGATGAACCGGGTGCTTGCAGCGATCCATGCCATAGACCTGGACGCGCGCGGTCTCGCGGACTTCGGACCGTCAGGGAACTACTACCGCCGCCAGATTGACCGCTGGACCAGGCAGTACCGGGCCAGCGAAACCGGGACCATTCCGGCCATGGACGAGCTGATGGACTGGCTCGACGGCAATGTGCCGGAAGAGGACGGCCGGCGCACGCTGGTCCATGGCGACTACCGTATCGACAACCTGCTCTTCGCGGAGGACGGGCCGGCCTGCGTTGCCGTGCTCGACTGGGAGCTTTCCACCATCGGCCATCCTTTTGCCGATCTCGCCGCACTCGTCATGCAGTGGCAGCGGCCGCCCGGTACCGAGGGCCGGGGGCTTGCCGGTGTCGACCGGAAGACGCTTGGCATTCCGGAGGATCAGGCTTTCATTGACGCCTATTGCAGCCGAATGGGCCTTGCCGGCATTCCGGGCTTCGGCTTCTACCTCGCCTTTGCCTTCTTCCGGATGGGCGCAATCCTGCAGGGCGTCAAAAAGCGCGCCCTTAACGGCAATGCCTCCAACCCGGAGCTCGGACTGAAGCTGGGCGCCAGCGTGCCGGACTATGCCGCCGGCGGGCTGGCGGCGGCGAAAAAAGGGGTAACAGTTGGTCTTAGGGCAAATCGCGTTTAA
- a CDS encoding nitronate monooxygenase family protein, protein MLKARPLPKALQGLRLPAVAAPLFIVSCPDLVIAQCKAGIIGSFPALNARDEPDGPVQLEAWLQQITEALDRHNQANPDSPAAPFAVNQIVHRSNERLERDIEICARWKVPIWITSMGARVEVNEAAHACGGIALHDVINNTYARKAVEKGADGLIAVAAGAGGHGGPQSPFALVREIREWFDGPLLLGGAVSTGEALLAARVLGADFGYVGSPFVATEEANADRAYKDMMVAGGAEDVLTSSLFTGHPANYLKGSIAKVGLDPNDLPTDWDVSVMPDDSPKPKAWREIWGAGQGIGAIKSVGPAAHVVDRLETEYRAAIKRLRDDIC, encoded by the coding sequence ATGCTCAAGGCACGCCCATTGCCAAAGGCGCTGCAGGGCCTGAGACTGCCGGCGGTTGCCGCCCCGCTTTTCATCGTCTCCTGTCCGGATCTGGTGATTGCCCAGTGCAAGGCCGGCATCATCGGCAGCTTTCCGGCGCTCAACGCCCGGGACGAGCCAGATGGACCAGTGCAGCTGGAAGCCTGGCTGCAGCAGATCACCGAAGCGCTCGACCGGCACAATCAGGCGAATCCCGACAGCCCGGCCGCGCCCTTTGCGGTCAACCAGATCGTGCATCGTTCCAACGAGCGCCTGGAACGCGACATCGAGATCTGTGCGCGTTGGAAGGTGCCGATCTGGATCACCTCCATGGGCGCCCGGGTGGAGGTGAACGAGGCCGCTCATGCCTGCGGCGGCATCGCGCTGCATGATGTCATCAACAACACCTATGCCAGGAAGGCAGTCGAAAAAGGCGCCGACGGGCTGATTGCGGTCGCGGCAGGTGCCGGCGGTCATGGTGGCCCGCAATCACCCTTTGCCCTGGTGCGCGAGATCCGCGAATGGTTCGACGGGCCCCTGCTTCTCGGCGGGGCGGTCTCTACCGGCGAAGCGCTGCTGGCCGCACGGGTGCTCGGTGCCGATTTCGGTTATGTCGGTTCGCCCTTCGTGGCCACCGAAGAGGCGAATGCGGATCGCGCCTACAAGGACATGATGGTGGCCGGTGGCGCGGAAGATGTTCTGACCTCGTCGCTCTTTACTGGGCACCCGGCCAACTACCTGAAAGGTTCGATTGCCAAGGTTGGACTGGATCCCAATGACCTGCCAACGGACTGGGATGTCAGCGTCATGCCGGACGACAGCCCGAAGCCCAAAGCCTGGCGCGAGATCTGGGGCGCCGGGCAAGGCATTGGTGCGATCAAATCCGTTGGCCCGGCGGCCCATGTGGTCGATCGCCTGGAAACGGAATACCGCGCCGCCATAAAGCGCCTGCGCGACGACATCTGCTAG
- a CDS encoding ABC transporter ATP-binding protein, translating to MANTRGAAVKYDSVQKSYDGESLVVKNLNLDIPPGEFLTMLGPSGSGKTTCLMMLAGFEPATHGEIYLNDRPINNVPPHKRGIGMVFQNYALFPHMTVAENLAFPLQVRNVNKADQQAKVQRALEMVELGSFGNRRPAQLSGGQQQRVAVARALVFDPELVLMDEPLGALDKQLREQMQYEIKHIHENLGVTVVYVTHDQTEALTMSDRVAVFNDGVIQQLSTPDDLYEDPQNSFVAQFIGENNKLSGKVVDIQGEECLVELDDGTKLKADKVNVAAVGDRTTLSLRPERVEFDTHDAMDNLVDGRIEELIYLGDHIRVRMNVAGNDEFIVKVRNRGEKRKLHVGETVPVGWALNDCKALDAVV from the coding sequence ATGGCGAACACACGGGGCGCTGCTGTTAAGTATGACAGCGTTCAAAAGAGCTATGACGGCGAAAGCCTGGTCGTAAAGAACCTCAATCTCGATATCCCGCCGGGCGAATTCCTGACCATGTTGGGGCCGTCCGGATCCGGCAAGACAACCTGCCTGATGATGCTGGCGGGGTTTGAGCCCGCCACCCACGGCGAGATCTATCTTAATGATCGCCCGATCAACAATGTGCCGCCGCACAAGCGTGGCATCGGCATGGTGTTCCAGAACTACGCCCTGTTCCCGCACATGACGGTCGCGGAGAACCTCGCGTTTCCGCTTCAGGTCCGCAATGTGAACAAGGCGGACCAGCAGGCAAAGGTGCAGCGGGCACTGGAGATGGTCGAACTCGGCAGCTTCGGCAATCGCCGCCCGGCACAGCTCTCCGGCGGCCAACAGCAGCGCGTCGCCGTTGCCCGCGCCCTCGTGTTCGACCCGGAACTCGTTCTGATGGATGAGCCGCTTGGTGCGCTCGACAAGCAGCTGCGCGAGCAGATGCAGTATGAAATCAAGCACATCCATGAAAATCTGGGCGTCACGGTGGTCTACGTGACCCACGACCAGACCGAGGCTCTGACCATGTCGGACCGGGTGGCCGTGTTCAACGACGGCGTCATCCAGCAGCTGTCGACACCCGATGACCTCTATGAAGATCCGCAGAATTCCTTCGTGGCCCAGTTTATCGGCGAGAACAACAAGCTGAGCGGCAAGGTCGTGGACATCCAGGGCGAGGAGTGCCTGGTTGAACTCGACGATGGCACCAAGCTGAAGGCCGACAAGGTCAATGTCGCCGCCGTCGGCGACAGGACCACCCTGTCGCTTCGGCCGGAACGTGTCGAATTCGACACCCATGATGCGATGGACAATCTGGTCGATGGCCGGATTGAGGAACTCATCTATCTTGGCGACCACATTCGTGTGCGCATGAATGTGGCCGGCAATGACGAGTTCATCGTCAAGGTTCGCAACCGCGGAGAGAAGCGCAAGCTGCATGTCGGTGAAACGGTCCCTGTGGGCTGGGCACTGAATGACTGCAAAGCGCTCGACGCTGTTGTCTGA
- a CDS encoding SDR family NAD(P)-dependent oxidoreductase, whose translation MTPEHLFGLAGKTALVTGGATGVGRMAAEGLIAAGAHVLIASRKADACKAAAEELNGLGFPGKADGFAGDVSTEEGVDALAEEVGRRTEKLAILMNNAGTSWGMPLGSFPYHAWERVMRVNVTGLFQLTQSLLPRLEAAASDGDPARVVNVGSVMGETAHGDRAYSYAASKAAVHHLTRILAKELAEKRITVNALAPGPFVSNMTAFATADEDIRSRVGAQVPLGRVGRPEDIAAAMQFLCGYGGAYVTGAILPISGGINVETGPDLFQEAY comes from the coding sequence ATGACGCCGGAACACCTGTTCGGTCTTGCCGGAAAAACCGCCCTTGTGACAGGCGGCGCCACCGGTGTCGGCCGCATGGCCGCTGAGGGGCTCATCGCGGCAGGGGCCCATGTCCTGATCGCCAGCCGGAAGGCGGACGCCTGCAAGGCGGCGGCAGAGGAACTCAATGGCTTAGGGTTCCCCGGCAAGGCTGACGGCTTTGCCGGCGACGTTTCCACCGAAGAGGGTGTCGATGCCCTTGCCGAGGAGGTCGGCCGGCGTACGGAAAAGCTCGCCATCCTGATGAACAACGCCGGCACCAGCTGGGGCATGCCGCTGGGGTCCTTTCCCTATCATGCCTGGGAGCGGGTCATGCGCGTCAACGTCACCGGCCTTTTCCAGCTGACCCAGTCCCTTCTGCCGCGTCTGGAAGCGGCAGCCAGTGATGGCGACCCGGCACGGGTGGTCAATGTCGGCTCGGTGATGGGCGAAACCGCCCATGGGGACCGCGCCTACAGTTATGCCGCGTCCAAGGCGGCAGTCCATCACCTGACCCGGATCCTCGCCAAGGAACTGGCCGAAAAACGGATCACCGTGAACGCGCTGGCGCCCGGCCCCTTCGTCAGCAACATGACGGCCTTCGCCACGGCGGATGAAGATATCCGCTCTCGTGTCGGGGCCCAGGTGCCGCTCGGCCGCGTCGGCCGCCCGGAAGACATTGCAGCTGCAATGCAGTTCCTGTGCGGCTATGGCGGCGCCTATGTCACGGGCGCGATTCTGCCGATCAGTGGCGGCATCAATGTCGAGACCGGGCCGGATCTCTTCCAGGAGGCTTACTGA